A single Aspergillus chevalieri M1 DNA, chromosome 3, nearly complete sequence DNA region contains:
- a CDS encoding uncharacterized protein (COG:S;~EggNog:ENOG410PQE1): MAVSMPDEVLFTKAVSGYRDFFMGQHPELSEAQRNQLWSQYLGQFLVSNTSCEGGHSAPEPGFLDNGACHLLNSGKRPRPDTPRTLPDLGLPPSKRRATNPEAPVIDLTRDLSNASSPASIVSPTRPLRRSLSSRKDSNYHYNRSPRSNQTGSHTAMVRSHTVQVPASNWQSLTSSVPGMQPSYGFHCSQQPRFDHVSEYSPAEYTKQHLNDVQRPTGVSALSQALAAEQQGPPEVFTNIDGLPGYTDQSADAVDMSRTDTAESLCGAVNMFRFNSSSGSNLDSTFAYPFSTSAEFATSFTPALPLGFSSSAPSAITTETAITAPAMPSSSPSAAVDMQPTMSTESNSSSASQQSRAARRTQEQIVQGTRPIAPKVELSDGRVAESQPQETPKLPQQQHKMIRISSSDGTAKEVAAIPKASIQRPPRPKTYCNMCNDQPDGFHGEHELRRHIERVHSVVRKVWVCVDISPDKTFLANCKACRNGKRYGANYNAAAHLRRTHFNPCQRGRGGRGKDSEKRGGKGGGNHPPMEVLKHWMIQKEEIVYENAQNYLDAEGLGEDLVTSTAAPVAPGVTAATAAAPVPTLQNDTAFGELSMPQANQNANSGLESTLMSTGYDVSMPPLPATGLDLSLDAPFYFDTPQIPEIESLAM; encoded by the exons ATGGCTGTCTCCATGCCTGACGAAGTCCTCTTTACAAAGGCCGTCTCTGGGTATCGGGATTTCTTCATGGGCCAGCATCCGGAACTTTCTGAGGCGCAAAGGAATCAGCTCTGGAGTCAGTACCTCGGCCAGTTCCTCGTCTCCAATACCAGCTGTGAAGGTGGCCATTCCGCCCCCGAGCCGGGCTTCCTCGACAACGGTGCTTGCCATCTGCTGAACTCTGGGAAACGGCCTCGTCCGGATACTCCAAGGACCCTCCCCGATCTTGGGCTTCCACCTTCAAAACGACGTGCCACC AACCCGGAAGCTCCAGTCATTGACCTGACGCGCGACCTCTCGAATGCATCCTCTCCAGCCAGCATCGTGTCGCCCACCCGGCCTCTGCGCAGATCGTTGTCTTCTCGGAAGGACAGCAACTATCACTACAACCGCTCTCCACGCTCGAATCAGACTGGATCACATACGGCTATGGTTCGCTCGCACACAGTGCAGGTGCCTGCCTCGAATTGGCAGTCCTTGACCTCTTCGGTTCCTGGAATGCAGCCATCTTATGGATTCCACTGTTCCCAGCAACCCCGCTTCGACCACGTTAGTGAATATTCTCCCGCTGAATATACCAAGCAACACCTGAACGACGTCCAGCGCCCAACTGGTGTTTCTGCACTCTCCCAGGCTTTGGCGGCTGAACAGCAGGGGCCTCCCGAGGTATTCACGAACATCGATGGATTGCCTGGTTATACCGATCAGTCGGCCGATGCCGTCGATATGAGCCGGACGGATACGGCAGAGTCCCTCTGCGGTGCTGTCAACATGTTCCGTTTCAACTCATCGAGCGGATCGAATTTGGATTCAACATTTGCCTATCCCTTTTCTACTTCGGCTGAGTTCGCTACCTCGTTCACACCTGCTCTTCCCTTGGGCTTCTCCAGCTCTGCCCCCTCCGCCATCACCACTGAGACTGCGATCACTGCTCCTGCCATGCCGTCTTCATCGCCCTCCGCTGCAGTGGACATGCAGCCTACTATGTCCACCGAAAGCAATAGCTCTTCGGCCTCCCAGCAGTCGAGGGCCGCACGTCGGACGCAAGAACAGATCGTGCAAGGGACTCGCCCGATTGCACCCAAAGTTGAGTTGAGCGACGGTCGCGTGGCTGAGTCGCAACCCCAGGAGACTCCCAAACTgccccagcagcagcacaaaATGATCCGCATTTCCTCCTCTGATGGAACTGCTAAGGAGGTGGCTGCTATTCCCAAGGCCTCGATTCAGCGCCCTCCGCGTCCCAAGACGTACTGCAACATGTGCAACGACCAGCCTGATGGCTTCCACGGCGAGCATGAGCTGCGCCGTCACATCGAACGGGTGCACTCTGTGGTTCGCAAAGTGTGGGTCTGCGTTGACATCTCGCCCGACAAGACCTTCCTGGCCAACTGCAAGGCCTGCCGCAACGGCAAGCGCTACGGAGCCAACTACAACGCGGCTGCTCATCTGCGTCGTACCCACTTCAATCCCTGCCAACGTGGTCGGGGTGGTCGTGGCAAAGACAGCGAGAAGCGTGGTGGCAAGGGCGGTGGGAATCATCCGCCCATGGAGGTTCTGAAGCATTGGATGATCCAGAAGGAGGAGATTGTCTATGAGAATGCTCAGAACTATCTCGACGCGGAGGGACTGGGTGAGGATCTGGTTACTAGCACTGCTGCCCCCGTTGCTCCTGGTGTCACTGCTGCCACTGCTGCCGCGCCTGTCCCTACCTTGCAAAATGACACGGCGTTCGGCGAATTGTCGATGCCCCAGGCAAATCAGAATGCGAACTCGGGCTTGGAGTCGACCCTGATGAGCACGGGATACGATGTGTCTATGCCTCCCTTGCCGGCGACGGGCTTGGATCTGTCGTTGGATGCCCCGTTTTACTTTGATACTCCGCAAATTCCCGAGATTGAGAGCCTTGCGATGTGA
- a CDS encoding uncharacterized protein (COG:S;~EggNog:ENOG410PR8K;~InterPro:IPR036249,IPR002109;~go_function: GO:0015035 - protein disulfide oxidoreductase activity [Evidence IEA]), with translation MTDNTLYLYTSLTAGSSHIVTATARLETILKANKLPFRAIDVATDDAARKLWGRRSRGRKLPGLVKAGMIVGDLEQIEEWNEYGELRMQVNNVEALDSFPADTPASLTGSPATTPSATDPNAPPKQSTIKIQSPPSKEHTKDDSITVAMRQASEEAASKAKDTKSGAGPTDITTTAAAAAAAAAPTSNATAAPAAGTAEVGEKKAPGEETL, from the exons ATGACCGACAACACCCTCTACCTCTACACCTCCCTCACAGCGGGCTCCTCGCACATCGTCACCGCTACCGCCCGTCTCGAAACCATCCTCAAAGCCAACAAGCTCCCCTTCCGCGCAATCGATGTCGCGACCGACGATGCTGCCCGCAAGCTCTGGGGTCGTCGCTCGCGCGGTCGCAAGTTACCGGGTCTCGTCAAGGCGGGGATGATTGTTGGT GATCTAGAGCAGATCGAAGAATGGAACGAATACGGTGAGCTGAGGATGCAGGTTAATAATGTCGAAGCGTTGGACAGTTTCCCCGCCGATACGCCTGCATCTCTGACCGGTAGTCCGGCCACGACCCCCTCCGCGACGGACCCCAATGCACCCCCGAAACAAAGCACAATCAAGATCCAGTCTCCGCCGTCGAAGGAACACACAAAAGACGATTCGATTACCGTTGCCATGCGCCAGGCGAGCGAGGAGGCTGCATCGAAGGCTAAGGACACCAAATCCGGGGCTGGACCCACGGACATTACtactactgctgctgctgctgctgctgctgctgcacctACATCTAACGCAACTGCTGCACCCGCAGCTGGCACTGCGGAAGTCGGGGAAAAGAAAGCCCCCGGCGAAGAAACT CTTTAA
- a CDS encoding uncharacterized protein (COG:S;~EggNog:ENOG410Q1AV), whose amino-acid sequence MSANQYYAGPPPPPPQAYPPQGYPQGGYPPPQGYPQYPPPQQMQYQQAPPPQKKDRGCLTACIATLCCCFLCEESCECCFECIECCEMC is encoded by the exons atgaGCGCCAACCAGTACTACGCCggccctcctcctcctcctcctcaggc CTACCCCCCTCAAGGCTATCCTCAGGGCGGTTATCCTCCCCCGCAGGGCTACCCCCAGTACCCCCCTCCG CAGCAGATGCAGTACCAGCAGGCTCCTCCGCCGCAGAAGAAGGACCGTGGATGCTTGACAGCTTG TATCGCCACcctgtgctgctgcttccTGTGTGAGGAATCCTGCGAGTGTTGCTTCGAGTGCATCGAGTGCTGTGAAATGTGCTAG
- a CDS encoding putative choline transport protein (COG:E;~EggNog:ENOG410PKT4;~InterPro:IPR002293,IPR011047,IPR039535;~PFAM:PF00324,PF13520,PF14269,PF05935;~TransMembrane:11 (i27-54o60-85i106-130o150-169i176-200o225-246i258-283o312-332i362-384o390-413i433-459o);~go_component: GO:0016020 - membrane [Evidence IEA];~go_function: GO:0022857 - transmembrane transporter activity [Evidence IEA];~go_process: GO:0055085 - transmembrane transport [Evidence IEA]), producing the protein MSPKSNSQPAKSSPASPSTPMKRKFSILNIISVGYNISNSWIAIATSFAIAIQSGGAVSLLYGIITVAATMACTGLTLAELASVYPTAGGQYHFTSILAGRKWSRGLSYGCGLAAVFAWVTLGASIGVAATEALMAMVIQWQPGYQMQSWHSFLVYQLLNILVVVYNIFLTNRTLWVYNVGFILSLLTFLAITITCPILSPDAKEIDSTAVWTQMANGSNGWPNAIAYLTGLSTPQFMLSGLDAALHLAEECLEPERIVPRAVMVTVLIAFVTAFPFAIAAVYSCKDVAAVLDDPTGVPIYKIWMQATNSPIAGTVFMACLFTVSCVALNAVHQTASRMTWSFARDDALFGSRWLGRVHEGLNVPIYSLVANGAIVMLIGIVYVCSTTAFNAFISTTVIIAQISFAVPALLLLLRHRGTHYLPAKRVFKVPDVIGYIANTVCVLWAVVETVFFCFPASFPVTGGNMTQPSATSSIHDEALRHRCTSSSISPRHRRLAIQNTPGPRAPATEHHDLRYPGRGQGLSLRSPLPSLPDTPTAQHGPRQEGPYILTSSGELVWSGYTYYSIWATNFQAARWKGRDILFSFEGDHNPNYGHGHGHATILDQRYETVRELRAGNHKLMDKHEFHVINEETALIQVYQPRPVDLQAWGGGVEQQWIVDAVFQELDIETGELLFEWASLEHVSPDEAIIPLNPGQAGSGHNSSDAWDYFHINSVDKDGDGNYIISARDACAVHKINGTTGEIIWRLGGKRSDFELGPNVAFCFQHHARFVSHDENEEVISLFDNSAHGTESGRGTELHTHPFSQGKIIRVNTATWTATIVQAFQPPDGLLAKSQGGMQLLPNGNALVNWGSEGAVTEYKPDGTPIFHAYMDSGFLGEGVQNYRAFRYNWTGFPNEAPAIVSQKTTTGTAVYVSWNGDTETAVWQFYAVTDTYGSRSYLGETKRRGFETAFAVKGVAVERVAAEAVSSSGRILTSTGVAVLEDEIRPGGKALAAAAEAAAAGRPGFLQSILAV; encoded by the exons ATGTCCCCGAAATCGAACTCACAACCGGCCAAGTCGTCACCGGCCTCCCCCTCCACCCCCATGAAGCGTAAATTCAGCATcctcaacatcatctccGTCGGTTACAACATCTCCAACAGCTGGATCGCCATCGCCACCAGcttcgccatcgccatccAATCCGGCGGCGCCGTCTCGCTGCTCTACGGCATTATCACTGTCGCTGCAACCATGGCCTGCACGGGTCTGACCCTGGCGGAACTCGCGAGTGTATATCCCACGGCTGGCGGGCAGTACCATTTCACGTCTATCCTTGCGGGGAGGAAATGGAGTCGGGGTTTGTCGTATGGGTGTGGGTTGGCTGCTGTGTTTGCGTGGGTGACGCTGGGGGCGTCGATTGGAGTTGCTGCGACGGAGGCGTTGATGGCGATGGTGATACAGTGGCAGCCGGGATACCAGATGCAGAGCTGGCATAGTTTCTTGGTATACCAGTTGTTGAACATTCTGGTAGTTGTTTATAACATCTTCTTGACGAACCGCACCCTCTGGGTGTACAACGTTGGCT TcatcctctccctcctcacTTTCCTCGCCATCACAATAACCTGCCCCATCCTCTCTCCCGACGCAAAGGAAATCGACTCCACCGCCGTCTGGACGCAAATGGCCAACGGCTCCAACGGCTGGCCCAACGCCATCGCCTACCTGACCGGCCTCTCAACACCACAGTTCATGCTCTCTGGTCTCGATGCGGCGCTACACTTAGCTGAAGAATGTCTGGAGCCAGAACGCATCGTCCCTCGAGCTGTCATGGTGACCGTGCTGATAGCATTCGTGACTGCGTTCCCGTTTGCCATTGCCGCGGTGTATAGCTGTAAGGATGTAGCCGCGGTGTTGGATGATCCTACCGG GGTGCCGATATACAAAATCTGGATGCAAGCGACAAACTCCCCCATCGCCGGAACAGTCTTCATGGCCTGTCTCTTCACAGTATCCTGCGTCGCGCTGAATGCCGTACATCAGACCGCGTCACGAATGACATGGTCTTTCGCGCGAGACGACGCACTCTTCGGCTCGAGATGGCTAGGCCGTGTACACGAGGGACTAAACGTCCCTATCTACTCCCTCGTGGCAAACGGCGCGATTGTCATGCTAATAGGAATAGTCTATGTCTGCTCTACAACCG CATTCAACGCCTTCATAAGCACAACCGTAATAATCGCACAAATCTCCTTCGCCGTTCCCgcgctcctcctccttctccgccATCGAGGCACACACTATCTCCCCGCAAAACGCGTCTTCAAAGTCCCCGATGTAATCGGCTACATAGCGAATACGGTATGTGTGCTGTGGGCGGTCGTCGAGACGGTGTTTTTCTGCTTTCCGGCGAGTTTTCCAGTTACGGGGGGGAATATGA CGCAACCCAGCGCAACCAGCTCCATCCACGATGAAGCCCTTCGCCATCGCTGCACTAGCAGCAGCATTTCCCCTCGCCACCGCAGACTGGCAATTCAAAACACGCCCGGACCTCGCGCCCCCGCGACTGAACATCACGATCTCCGCTACCCCGGACGTGGACAAGGGCTATCTCTTCGTAGCCCCCTTCCCAGCCTGCCCGACACACCCACCGCACAGCACGGCCCCCGGCAGGAAGGTCCCTACATCCTCACCTCCAGCGGCGAATTAGTCTGGTCAGGATACACATACTACTCGATCTGGGCGACGAACTTCCAAGCCGCGCGGTGGAAGGGCCGCGATATTTTGTTTAGTTTCGAGGGGGACCATAACCCGAACTACGGACATGGACACGGGCACGCGACGATTCTGGACCAGCGGTATGAGACTGTGCGGGAGTTGAGGGCGGGGAATCATAAGTTGATGGATAAGCATGAGTTTCATGTGATCAACGAGGAGACGGCGCTGATTCAGGTTTATCAGCCGAGGCCGGTGGATTTGCAGGCTTGGGGTGGGGGTGTTGAGCAGCAGTGGATTGTGGATGCTGTGTTTCAGG AACTGGATATCGAGACTGGTGAATTGCTCTTTGAATGGGCGAGTCTCGAACACGTCTCTCCTGATG AGGCTATTATCCCCCTAAACCCCGGCCAGGCCGGCTCGGGCCACAACTCTTCCGACGCCTGGGACTACTTCCACATCAACTCTGTTGACAAAGACGGCGACGGTAACTATATCATCTCTGCGCGCGATGCCTGCGCCGTGCACAAGATCAACGGGACCACGGGCGAGATTATCTGGCGACTGGGCGGCAAGCGTTCGGACTTCGAACTCGGTCCCAACGTCGCGTTCTGTTTCCAGCACCATGCGCGCTTCGTGTCccacgacgagaacgagGAGGTGATTTCTCTATTTGACAACTCAGCGCACGGCACGGAGAGCGGCCGCGGCACAGAACTGCACACGCATCCGTTCTCGCAGGGCAAGATCATCAGAGTCAACACAGCTACCTGGACAGCGACCATTGTCCAAGCCTTCCAGCCTCCAGACGGCCTCCTGGCAAAATCGCAAGGCGGCATGCAGCTCCTCCCCAACGGCAACGCGCTGGTCAACTGGGGCTCTGAAGGCGCTGTGACCGAATACAAACCTGACGGCACGCCCATCTTCCACGCATACATGGACTCTGGCTTTCTGGGAGAAGGCGTCCAGAATTACCGCGCCTTTCGGTACAACTGGACCGGTTTCCCGAACGAGGCGCCTGCCATTGTATCGCAGAAGACCACCACGGGGACAGCCGTGTATGTCTCTTGGAACGGAGACACAGAAACAGCCGTCTGGCAATTCTACGCCGTCACCGACACCTACGGCTCACGCTCGTACCTAGGCGAGACCAAGCGCCGCGGTTTTGAGACAGCGTTCGCGGTAAAAGGAGTAGCGGTGGAGCGGGTGGCCGCTGAAGCAGTTTCGTCCTCGGGGAGAATTTTAACCTCGACCGGTGTCGCTGTGCTCGAGGACGAGATCCGCCCCGGTGGGAAAGCGCTGGCAGCTGCAGCTGAAGCTGCAGCTGCTGGTCGGCCAGGGTTCCTGCAGAGCATCCTTGCTGTGTGA
- a CDS encoding uncharacterized protein (COG:S;~EggNog:ENOG410PHF5;~InterPro:IPR013216,IPR029063;~PFAM:PF08241;~go_function: GO:0008168 - methyltransferase activity [Evidence IEA]): MAILRSPPLQRVRRRLNTIPEDIRESQYAKSDSHVEQEAPPKPESPPQLKLQTSGLSSISSRRHRIISPLSAGTASSCSDTEWQHQMQGLDELYDATDTESEGDECPSTTPAGMKKYLSLTIPPCSVQGPHKSSPVPPTPPPKIPVSPAALSKLARSVPAVHAPPSLDGSVTSDQVSSTSAPATPDLQSVPDNDWNTEEVRVHLDLNLEDSQNPDSANPNTSSDAQEIEIAIEDTDEDWRQFLGKFPAVPSRTAPHTSMLSLNLDAEPAREPTPDYSINLPEDALDLLRHIHLDGTPEPWSETSEAHEEMWQVDPSQDHIPKTEDATPASALSGYSFTSLSIPSPGGFFAALTPRARHTWSFPKPDNPSSAAAEDFYNLPFGRDDDGEIVEQVIEYYQRSNEGELTAVPALEGPPTAVRVPAEVTSPEDQHSPLSPTADTVDEIPRAVEFNTSGEYDEHYHEELQRKAETSRDRTSVWLTAQASYLAALSETNPVNSPVDESPAHGIDDGTTGRVSSEQSREKSARFAETLPEPTSSLPSATASKDSIYWRGFQYLRQVSNQLEAFKHRDLRFDAVQSDRLGLTKLHANRLLGNYELTRHERPAYKGPFSQAPRHSTLMSVLAEKADFSLLEKEQLVLAQIRQSLWAMDALRFLNGGNLLTSPASRRLAKAAVTKSSKNDKRCLRVLDLGGHATCEWGWYLARDNPDVSVYTVFTEQQKVNRGIKGPSNHRQVSVSHLWKLPFGDNKFDVISARSLPALLKTECPTGEDKDEYDLCLQECYRCLKPGGYLEFFTMDAELSHAAPYASATSVEFAFNLRTRGYDPNPTKNFLSRLRKTNMTGIRRAWMFLPMGVEPRKCQPPRETSGLCIEGSQLDSSDPAGSTANVASLTGLFGGWMWEQWLLKLQMEMGRDGDRLLEGAGGVFDEGRKNGAGWTCLTGWAMKPRRR, translated from the coding sequence ATGGCAATTTTGAGATCTCCACCGCTCCAGCGGGTGCGGCGCAGGTTGAACACCATTCCTGAAGACATCAGAGAGTCCCAGTACGCCAAATCGGATAGCCATGTTGAACAAGAAGCTCCTCCGAAGCCAGAGAGCCCGCCACAACTAAAGCTCCAAACAAGCGGTCTGTCAAGCATCTCATCCAGACGGCATCGCATTATCTCTCCGTTGTCTGCTGGGACAGCATCTTCGTGCTCAGACACCGAATGGCAGCATCAAATGCAAGGCCTGGACGAACTGTACGACGCCACGGATACCGAATCGGAAGGTGATGAGTGCCCGTCGACAACTCCGGCCGGAATGAAGAAATACCTCAGCCTCACAATTCCCCCATGCTCGGTACAGGGGCCACACAAGAGCTCTCCAGTCCCGCCAACGCCCCCGCCGAAGATTCCAGTGTCGCCGGCAGCTTTGTCAAAGCTCGCACGTTCGGTCCCCGCTGTGCATGCCCCTCCTTCGCTCGACGGAAGCGTGACGTCTGATCAGGTGTCGAGCACGAGTGCTCCAGCAACTCCCGATTTGCAGTCCGTTCCCGACAATGATTGGAACACCGAAGAAGTGCGCGTGCACTTGGATTTGAACCTAGAGGACAGTCAGAATCCGGACAGCGCTAATCCAAACACCAGCTCAGATGCTCAGGAAATCGAGATTGCGATTGAAGATACAGATGAGGACTGGCGCCAATTCCTAGGGAAGTTCCCTGCAGTACCCTCGAGGACTGCCCCGCACACATCGATGCTGTCTCTGAATCTGGATGCTGAGCCAGCCCGCGAACCGACTCCAGACTACTCTATCAACCTCCCCGAAGATGCATTGGACCTCCTGAGGCATATTCACTTGGACGGGACGCCGGAACCATGGTCGGAAACTTCCGAGGCACATGAGGAGATGTGGCAGGTTGATCCTTCCCAGGACCACATTCCTAAGACTGAAGATGCCACCCCCGCATCAGCTTTGTCGGGGTACAGCTTCACCAGTCTCAGTATCCCTTCTCCAGGCGGCTTTTTCGCAGCACTGACGCCTCGCGCCCGCCATACCTGGTCTTTTCCCAAGCCCGATAATCCTTCGTCAGCCGCTGCAGAGGACTTCTACAATCTACCTTTTGGccgcgatgatgatggtgaaatCGTCGAGCAAGTTATTGAGTATTATCAGCGGTCAAACGAAGGAGAGTTGACAGCCGTACCGGCTCTAGAGGGGCCTCCTACTGCTGTCCGGGTTCCCGCGGAGGTCACATCGCCCGAGGATCAACACAGTCCGTTGAGTCCAACAGCCGATACCGTTGACGAGATTCCCCGCGCCGTTGAATTCAACACCAGTGGTGAATACGACGAGCATTACCATGAGGAATTACAACGGAAGGCAGAAACAAGCCGCGATCGAACAAGTGTCTGGCTAACGGCACAAGCGTCCTATCTTGCTGCCCTTAGTGAGACGAATCCAGTCAATTCACCAGTTGACGAGAGCCCGGCTCACGGCATCGACGATGGGACTACTGGGCGAGTATCTTCCGAACAGAGTCGCGAGAAGTCTGCTCGTTTTGCCGAGACACTTCCTGAACCGACTAGCTCTCTTCCTTCGGCCACGGCGAGCAAAGATTCGATTTACTGGCGAGGGTTTCAGTATTTGCGTCAAGTCTCTAACCAGCTGGAGGCGTTCAAGCATCGCGACCTCCGCTTTGACGCAGTTCAGTCCGACCGATTAGGTCTGACGAAGCTGCACGCCAACCGCTTGTTGGGGAATTATGAACTGACTCGCCACGAACGACCTGCCTACAAGGGTCCTTTTTCCCAGGCTCCACGCCATTCAACCCTCATGTCTGTCCTGGCTGAGAAGGCTGACTTCTCCCTGCTCGAGAAAGAGCAGCTGGTGCTTGCTCAGATCCGGCAATCGCTCTGGGCCATGGATGCTCTCCGGTTTCTCAACGGCGGTAATTTGCTCACTAGCCCTGCCTCGCGAAGACTCGCAAAGGCAGCTGTTACAAAGTCCTCAAAGAACGACAAGCGGTGTCTGCGAGTTTTGGACCTGGGTGGCCATGCTACATGCGAATGGGGGTGGTATTTGGCGCGTGATAACCCGGATGTTTCAGTCTACACGGTCTTTACAGAGCAGCAAAAGGTGAACCGCGGAATTAAAGGCCCATCCAACCATCGCCAGGTCTCAGTGTCGCATCTCTGGAAGCTGCCCTTCGGTGACAACAAGTTTGATGTGATCTCGGCACGCTCTCTTCCTGCACTTCTCAAGACTGAATGTCCGACCGGCGAGGATAAAGACGAGTACGACTTATGTCTCCAGGAGTGCTATCGCTGTCTCAAACCAGGTGGATACCTTGAATTCTTCACAATGGATGCGGAGCTATCCCACGCTGCTCCTTATGCATCTGCAACGTCGGTCGAATTCGCATTCAATCTCAGGACTCGCGGCTACGATCCGAACCCAACGAAGAACTTCCTCTCCCGTCTTCGCAAAACCAACATGACGGGCATTAGACGAGCCTGGATGTTCCTACCCATGGGAGTCGAGCCACGCAAATGTCAACCACCGCGCGAGACCTCCGGGCTGTGCATCGAGGGCAGCCAACTCGACAGCTCCGATCCGGCTGGAAGCACCGCCAACGTCGCCAGCCTGACAGGTCTGTTCGGCGGCTGGATGTGGGAGCAGTGGCTTCTGAAATTGCAGATGGAGATGGGTCGTGATGGAGATCGGTTGTTGGAaggtgctggtggtgtcTTTGATGAAGGTCGTAAGAATGGAGCAGGCTGGACCTGCTTGACTGGGTGGGCGATGAAGCCGAGACGGAGATAG
- the RPE1 gene encoding ribulose-phosphate 3-epimerase RPE1 (BUSCO:EOG092644Z6;~COG:G;~EggNog:ENOG410PGBP;~InterPro:IPR011060,IPR026019,IPR000056,IPR013785;~PFAM:PF00834;~go_function: GO:0003824 - catalytic activity [Evidence IEA];~go_function: GO:0004750 - ribulose-phosphate 3-epimerase activity [Evidence IEA];~go_function: GO:0016857 - racemase and epimerase activity, acting on carbohydrates and derivatives [Evidence IEA];~go_process: GO:0005975 - carbohydrate metabolic process [Evidence IEA];~go_process: GO:0006098 - pentose-phosphate shunt [Evidence IEA]) yields the protein MCPPAIIAPSILSADFATLGQECSTKMAEGSDWLHVDIMDGHFVPNITFGAPVVTKIRSHVSRPTQPQGRGTFDCHMMIAEPHKWVREFKKAGCDLYCFHYEAAVNSAAGTEPADTTTRPTSPRELIRFIHDEGMQAGIAIKPDTPVDVLWDILAAEDEKDRPDMVLIMTVYPGFGGQKFMASELPKVKALRERYPNLNIEVDGGLGLGTIDQAAEAGANVIVAGSAVFGAENPGDVIAKLRETVNKYSKASL from the exons ATGTGTCCCCCCGCGATCATAGCCCCCTCCATCCTCAGCGCTGATTTCGCTACCCTCGGCCAGGAATGCTCGACCAAGATGGCCGAGGGGTCCGACTGGCTTCATGTCGATATCATGGACGGTCATTTTGTCCCCAACATCACCTTTGGAGCTCCTGTTGTCACCAAGATCCGTTCGCATGTTAGCCGGCCGACGCAGCCCCAGGGCCGGGGCACCTTTGACTGCCACATGATGATCGCGGAG CCGCATAAATGGGTTAGGGAATTCAAGAAGGCCGGCTGCGATCTGTACTGCTTCCACTACGAGGCCGCCGTCAATTCCGCCGCCGGCACCGAGCCCGCAGACACCACCACCCGTCCCACGAGTCCCCGCGAACTGATCCGGTTTATCCACGATGAAGGCATGCAGGCCGGTATCGCTATTAAGCCCGATACACCAGTCGACGTGCTTTGGGATATCCTGGCTGccgaggatgagaaggatcGCCCGGAT ATGGTGTTGATCATGACGGTCTACCCGGGTTTTGGAGGCCAGAAATTCATGGCGTCGGAACTGCCCAAGGTCAAGGCCCTGCGCGAACGCTACCCCAACCTCAACATCGAAGTCGACGGCGGACTGGGTCTCGGGACTATCGACCAAGCTGCGGAAGCGGGCGCCAATGTCATTGTCGCCGGATCGGCCGTTTTTGGCGCTGAGAACCCGGGCGATGTCATTGCCAAGTTGCGCGAGACCGTCAACAAGTACAGCAAGGCGTCGCTTTGA
- the LSM2 gene encoding Sm-like protein LSM2 (COG:A;~EggNog:ENOG410PQNA;~InterPro:IPR016654,IPR010920,IPR001163;~PFAM:PF01423;~go_process: GO:0006397 - mRNA processing [Evidence IEA]) translates to MLFFSFFKTLTNQTVTIELKNDIRIRGTLKSVDQYLNIKLDDVDVLDLDKYPHLSSVKNMFIRGSVVRYVMLPRSEVDVGLLEDATRREAANQAGKAR, encoded by the exons ATGCTCTTCTTCAG CTTCTTCAAGACCCTCACAAACCAAACCGTGACCATTGAGCTCAAAAACGACATCCGCATCCGCGGCACTCTCAAATCCGTCGACCAATACCTGAACATCAAGCTCGATGATGTCGATGTGCTCGACCTGGACAAGTACCCGCATCTGTCGTCGGTGAAAAATATGTTCATTCGTGGGAGTGTCGTGCGCTATGTCATGTTGCCGCGGTCGGAGGTGGATGTTGGATTGTTGGAAGATGCCACGAGGAGGG AGGCTGCCAACCAGGCCGGAAAAGCTCGTTAA